From a single Planococcus shenhongbingii genomic region:
- a CDS encoding glycosyltransferase family 4 protein: protein MKIILAAPNFPQPRGNTVTVRRIAAHLEKLGVQTEIVSTTEEVKPLPFGDLVHGFHTFYFYQFMQKLAERPDPYIVTMTGTDLNVDLFHPQKRGGVLSVLREAKAIHVFDEAAKTILLKEAPEFEYKVFPIAQGATGFPPSGLPLEKEAGTFLYVLPAGIRKVKNIPSAISALGKLHKKYPHLRLWLVGPVIEEAEAEIVLDLVERHSGWVCCIGELPHSEMGAVYQQADAVLNTSLSEGQPAAILEAMSYGLPVLVSNVQGNSGMVENGSTGYLYNDEQEFLDYAEQLINDDEARQRLGQRAKQYAAEQHSSIREAEALLKIYKSLLQ from the coding sequence ATGAAGATTATATTGGCAGCGCCTAACTTTCCGCAGCCGCGCGGCAATACCGTGACGGTCCGGAGGATTGCCGCTCATTTAGAGAAGTTGGGCGTTCAGACAGAGATTGTCTCAACAACCGAAGAAGTCAAGCCTCTGCCGTTTGGTGATTTGGTCCATGGTTTCCACACCTTTTACTTTTATCAGTTTATGCAGAAACTGGCGGAGCGCCCGGATCCTTATATTGTCACCATGACCGGCACAGATTTAAACGTCGATTTATTCCATCCGCAAAAGCGTGGAGGCGTTCTTTCTGTTTTAAGAGAGGCAAAAGCAATTCACGTCTTTGACGAAGCTGCAAAAACCATCCTGCTGAAGGAAGCTCCAGAGTTTGAATATAAGGTTTTTCCGATTGCACAAGGAGCGACTGGATTTCCCCCGTCTGGTCTGCCGCTGGAAAAAGAAGCCGGTACTTTTTTATATGTGCTGCCTGCCGGAATCAGAAAAGTGAAGAATATCCCTTCCGCTATTTCAGCACTCGGCAAGCTGCATAAAAAGTATCCTCATCTCCGGCTCTGGCTTGTTGGACCTGTCATTGAAGAAGCGGAAGCGGAAATTGTGCTGGATTTGGTTGAGCGGCATTCCGGCTGGGTCTGCTGTATCGGCGAACTGCCCCACTCCGAAATGGGGGCAGTTTACCAACAAGCGGACGCCGTGCTCAATACGTCCCTGTCGGAAGGCCAGCCCGCTGCCATTTTGGAAGCGATGAGCTATGGTTTGCCCGTCCTGGTGTCAAATGTGCAAGGAAATAGCGGCATGGTTGAAAATGGCAGCACGGGGTATCTGTACAATGACGAACAGGAATTTCTTGACTATGCGGAACAGCTGATAAATGATGATGAAGCAAGGCAGCGGCTCGGACAGCGAGCGAAACAGTATGCCGCTGAACAGCATTCCAGCATCCGTGAAGCGGAAGCTTTGCTGAAGATCTACAAGAGCCTATTGCAGTAA
- a CDS encoding winged helix-turn-helix transcriptional regulator — protein MKEKINPEQCQVVSSLNTLLGKWKPIILQHLLAEGTLRFNELKKRIPDITQRMLTLHLRELEAQDLIKRVVYPQVPPKVEYSLTEYGKTIEPLMNTLHDWGKNHLQHIENLKKLDKLD, from the coding sequence TTGAAAGAAAAAATCAATCCCGAACAATGTCAGGTAGTAAGTTCCCTCAATACCCTTCTCGGGAAATGGAAACCCATTATTCTGCAGCATTTATTAGCAGAAGGCACCCTTCGGTTCAATGAGCTGAAAAAACGCATACCTGATATTACACAAAGAATGCTGACGCTTCATCTGCGTGAATTAGAAGCGCAAGACTTGATCAAGCGTGTTGTGTATCCGCAAGTTCCGCCAAAAGTAGAATACTCATTAACTGAGTACGGCAAAACGATTGAACCTCTTATGAACACTTTACATGACTGGGGAAAAAATCATCTGCAGCATATTGAAAACCTGAAAAAGCTGGATAAGCTGGATTAG
- a CDS encoding thioredoxin family protein encodes MGPVVSSVAEQLDSVDFYKVDVDKAPELVKQFGVQSLPTLILIKDGKEANRSLGFIPEEPIKEFAQS; translated from the coding sequence TTGGGGCCGGTGGTCTCAAGCGTAGCTGAACAACTTGATTCAGTTGATTTTTATAAGGTGGACGTCGATAAAGCGCCGGAACTGGTTAAACAATTCGGTGTCCAAAGCCTCCCGACTTTAATTTTGATTAAAGACGGCAAGGAAGCAAATCGCTCGCTCGGATTTATTCCGGAAGAACCGATAAAAGAATTCGCCCAATCTTAA
- the selD gene encoding selenide, water dikinase SelD — MTEKDMVRLTSLSSKGGUGCKIGPEDLAQVLRHLPRNVEDPNLLVGLDTADDAGVYKISDEVALVQTLDFFTPIVDDPYMFGQIGAANSLSDVYAMGGKPLTVMNIVAFPINTLDKSILAEILAGASDKVKESGATLVGGHSIDDQEPKFGLSVTGTIHPGRIRSNAGAKPGDRLILTKPIGVGILTTAIKQGILETEDLNEVMAVMAALNKDAAEVMENYSVNACTDITGFGLLGHTMEIAKGGNVGIIISNKDVPVLSKAKELAEKHVIPGGTYKNHSWLAADIDYDSSISKLDQLILCDAVTSGGLLISVPEDEAEELLRDLQARNVQSSIIGKVTSENAGRIHVI, encoded by the coding sequence ATGACTGAAAAAGATATGGTTAGGTTAACGTCTTTATCATCTAAAGGTGGTTGAGGCTGCAAAATTGGTCCTGAGGACCTGGCGCAGGTTCTGCGTCATTTACCGAGAAATGTAGAAGACCCAAACCTCCTTGTCGGGCTGGATACAGCCGATGATGCAGGAGTTTATAAAATCAGCGATGAAGTCGCGCTTGTCCAGACTTTGGATTTCTTCACGCCTATTGTGGATGATCCTTATATGTTCGGGCAAATCGGTGCTGCCAATTCACTCAGCGATGTCTATGCGATGGGCGGCAAGCCGCTAACCGTTATGAACATTGTCGCTTTCCCGATCAACACTCTGGACAAAAGCATCCTGGCTGAAATTTTGGCCGGTGCTTCCGATAAAGTGAAAGAGTCCGGCGCCACCCTGGTCGGAGGGCATTCCATTGATGACCAGGAGCCGAAGTTCGGATTGTCTGTCACAGGAACCATCCATCCCGGCCGTATCCGCTCGAATGCCGGTGCAAAACCGGGTGACCGCCTTATCTTAACGAAACCGATCGGCGTCGGCATTTTAACGACTGCCATCAAACAAGGCATTCTGGAAACTGAGGATTTGAACGAAGTCATGGCCGTCATGGCGGCCTTGAACAAAGATGCAGCTGAAGTCATGGAAAATTATTCGGTCAATGCTTGTACCGATATCACAGGGTTCGGCTTGCTTGGCCACACGATGGAAATCGCTAAAGGCGGCAACGTTGGCATCATCATCTCCAATAAAGACGTTCCTGTTCTGTCAAAAGCGAAAGAGCTCGCTGAAAAGCATGTCATCCCCGGCGGCACGTATAAAAACCACAGCTGGCTGGCTGCAGATATCGATTATGACAGCAGCATCAGCAAGCTGGATCAATTGATTCTTTGTGATGCCGTGACATCCGGCGGGTTATTGATCTCCGTTCCGGAAGATGAAGCGGAAGAATTGCTTCGCGATTTGCAAGCAAGAAATGTACAGTCTTCAATTATCGGAAAAGTGACCAGCGAAAACGCTGGAAGAATCCACGTCATCTAA
- a CDS encoding NADPH-dependent FMN reductase — protein sequence MKVVAIVGSVREDSYNKKLAKYVQKRYADKFDLEILDLSGLPLYNQDIENNPPEAVTDFKLRVKAADAVLWVTPEYNATIPGVLGNAIDWLSRVEKVMIGKPSWIMGASMGNLGTVKAQAHLRDILFAAGLQSPVLMANEVYVGAVHTKMDEAGDITDEATIAFLDLVAANFQQWMEQTAKTQYA from the coding sequence ATGAAAGTAGTGGCAATTGTAGGCAGTGTTCGTGAAGATTCTTATAATAAAAAATTGGCGAAGTACGTACAAAAAAGATACGCAGACAAATTTGATCTGGAGATTTTAGATCTATCGGGTTTGCCTTTATACAACCAAGATATCGAAAACAACCCGCCGGAAGCAGTAACGGATTTCAAATTAAGAGTCAAAGCTGCAGACGCTGTACTTTGGGTCACACCTGAATATAACGCAACAATTCCCGGTGTACTTGGCAACGCCATTGACTGGTTATCGCGCGTTGAAAAAGTGATGATCGGCAAGCCGTCTTGGATTATGGGAGCTTCAATGGGGAACCTTGGCACAGTAAAAGCACAGGCCCATTTACGCGACATTTTGTTTGCAGCAGGGCTGCAGTCTCCAGTTCTTATGGCCAATGAAGTATATGTCGGCGCCGTTCATACAAAAATGGACGAAGCAGGAGATATTACGGATGAAGCAACTATCGCATTTTTAGACTTAGTGGCTGCCAACTTCCAGCAGTGGATGGAACAAACGGCAAAAACTCAATACGCGTGA
- the phnD gene encoding phosphate/phosphite/phosphonate ABC transporter substrate-binding protein, with translation MKNLKIAAILLVLTLLLAACGSNSEEENPTSGGEAEQDTFTIGVIPAQTEGAMQGAMDKLQTILSDELGREVEIEVYPDYNGVVEAMNYDQIDMSYLGPLTFVIAQENSGAKAIITQLVDGEPFYHSYIITHKDNPWTSIEDMLKDSKEVDFAFGDPNSTSGSLIPSIELQDRGVYKSEDDHQFNSVRYTGSHDATALAVQNKQVHAGAIDSAIYNQLVEAGKIDDSQLKIIWESEELFQYPWAVLESTDQDTIEKLQQAFLAIDDPEILDAFGASGFTEAKNEDYESIRQAAIKQGIIKE, from the coding sequence TTGAAAAACTTGAAAATAGCAGCGATCCTCTTGGTCCTGACACTATTATTGGCTGCATGCGGAAGCAATTCAGAAGAAGAAAATCCGACTTCCGGCGGTGAAGCAGAACAAGATACCTTTACCATCGGGGTTATTCCTGCCCAAACAGAAGGCGCTATGCAAGGGGCTATGGACAAATTGCAAACCATTCTGAGCGATGAACTTGGACGCGAAGTGGAAATTGAAGTCTACCCTGATTATAACGGCGTCGTTGAAGCGATGAATTATGACCAAATCGATATGTCTTATTTGGGGCCTTTGACTTTTGTCATTGCACAGGAAAACAGCGGTGCAAAAGCGATTATCACCCAACTGGTTGACGGTGAACCGTTCTATCACTCGTATATCATCACCCACAAAGACAACCCGTGGACTTCCATAGAAGACATGCTGAAAGATTCCAAAGAAGTCGATTTTGCGTTCGGCGACCCCAATTCAACTTCCGGTTCTTTGATCCCTTCTATTGAATTGCAGGACCGCGGTGTCTATAAGTCGGAAGATGACCATCAATTCAATTCTGTGCGCTATACCGGATCGCATGATGCAACCGCTTTGGCTGTCCAGAACAAACAAGTCCATGCAGGTGCAATCGACAGCGCCATCTACAACCAATTGGTTGAAGCAGGAAAAATCGATGATTCCCAGTTGAAAATCATTTGGGAATCGGAAGAACTTTTCCAGTATCCTTGGGCTGTTCTCGAAAGCACCGATCAAGACACGATCGAAAAACTGCAGCAGGCTTTCCTGGCGATCGATGATCCGGAAATCCTTGACGCTTTTGGGGCAAGCGGCTTTACAGAAGCAAAAAACGAAGATTATGAAAGCATCAGACAAGCAGCAATCAAACAGGGAATCATTAAAGAATAG
- a CDS encoding polysaccharide deacetylase family protein, protein MYGSSNPDIVTVNPKAGEKSVVLTFDDGPSRALPQILDVLKQENVPAAFFWQTRILYSARPWKRVLEEGHQIGSHTTKHLNLVNLSFEEQYQDIKNSIAKIEQVTGSDVKYFRPPFGQFNEDTLQAAKALDVKTVMWRVASMDWELKKSPQQIVCTVRDNLEDGAVILLHELQHTADILPDLIKAIREKGYSFSEFPAE, encoded by the coding sequence GTGTACGGCTCTTCTAACCCCGATATTGTAACCGTTAATCCGAAAGCTGGAGAAAAATCCGTCGTCCTTACATTTGACGATGGCCCCAGCCGGGCATTGCCGCAAATTCTGGATGTGCTGAAACAGGAAAACGTCCCTGCCGCTTTCTTTTGGCAAACGCGCATCTTGTATTCAGCAAGACCCTGGAAACGGGTTCTCGAAGAAGGCCATCAAATCGGTTCACATACGACCAAACATCTGAACTTAGTGAATCTTTCTTTTGAAGAGCAGTATCAGGATATCAAAAACAGCATCGCAAAAATTGAACAAGTGACTGGTTCTGATGTGAAGTATTTCCGCCCGCCGTTTGGCCAGTTTAATGAGGACACTCTTCAAGCAGCAAAAGCGCTAGATGTGAAGACGGTGATGTGGAGAGTGGCTTCCATGGACTGGGAGCTGAAAAAAAGCCCTCAGCAAATAGTGTGCACTGTCCGGGATAATCTCGAAGACGGCGCCGTTATCCTGCTCCATGAACTGCAGCATACCGCGGATATTCTGCCGGACCTGATCAAAGCGATCCGGGAAAAAGGCTATAGCTTCAGCGAATTTCCAGCTGAATAG
- the phnE gene encoding phosphonate ABC transporter, permease protein PhnE, with translation MWFKKSNLLTLAILIIFVFLSMRLTEFDLSKFKDFRNMIDFLSQWFPMDFSLLPDMVQDTLETLAMAFLGSFLSLVIALPISFIAARNTSPSPFLFQSSRIVLSFVRSIPEIVFGLILLTTLGLGPFPAVIAIMFHNVGVFGKLISELIEAADPGPQEAMKAVGSKTWIANLFSILPQIWPNVLSQFFYRFEVAIRTSLVLGFIGGGGIGQRLFNDFKTFQYSSVSLDVLIIMIMVIIIDFLASYVRKRII, from the coding sequence GTGTGGTTTAAAAAAAGCAATTTACTGACATTGGCTATATTGATCATATTCGTCTTTCTCAGCATGAGGCTGACTGAATTCGATCTGTCGAAATTCAAGGATTTCCGCAACATGATCGATTTTCTGTCGCAATGGTTCCCTATGGACTTTTCTTTGCTGCCGGACATGGTGCAGGATACGCTTGAAACTTTGGCAATGGCCTTTTTGGGCAGTTTCCTCAGTCTCGTGATCGCTTTGCCGATCAGCTTTATCGCGGCCCGGAACACATCCCCTTCGCCGTTTCTGTTCCAGTCTTCAAGAATCGTGCTGAGCTTTGTCCGTTCCATTCCGGAAATTGTCTTCGGTTTGATTTTGCTGACGACACTCGGGCTTGGTCCTTTTCCGGCAGTGATTGCCATCATGTTCCATAATGTCGGGGTATTTGGCAAATTGATCTCTGAATTGATCGAAGCGGCCGACCCGGGACCGCAGGAAGCGATGAAAGCCGTTGGATCGAAAACCTGGATTGCCAACCTGTTCAGCATTCTGCCGCAGATTTGGCCGAACGTCCTGTCCCAATTTTTCTACCGCTTCGAAGTGGCCATCCGGACTTCGCTTGTTTTAGGATTTATCGGTGGAGGCGGAATCGGGCAGCGCTTGTTCAATGACTTTAAAACGTTCCAGTACTCATCCGTTTCGCTTGATGTATTGATCATCATGATCATGGTGATTATCATCGACTTTTTAGCCAGCTATGTCCGGAAACGGATTATATGA
- the phnC gene encoding phosphonate ABC transporter ATP-binding protein, protein MIDIKNLSVLYDGNTAESLSDVNLSLQKDDFICVLGKSGAGKSTFIRCINGLQKPTSGEIYLDGKTITNASEDGLRKIRREMGMIFQHFNLIPRLSVLQNVLTGTFGYRSSFKNLIGWFTAEELDFAKSVIAEVGLSEMVDRRVEQLSGGQKQRVGIARALVQQPRVLLGDEPVASLDPGTSNHIFTLLKEMHARLGLLTVINVHDIELAKRYATRIIALKDGKVIFDGLPENFMEAEYRETYESKSQDYFFGAEI, encoded by the coding sequence ATGATTGATATAAAAAATTTATCTGTCCTTTATGATGGAAACACTGCAGAATCTCTTTCTGATGTAAATTTGTCACTCCAGAAAGACGATTTTATCTGCGTACTGGGAAAAAGCGGCGCCGGTAAATCCACATTTATCCGCTGCATCAATGGCTTGCAAAAACCCACATCCGGCGAAATTTATCTGGATGGCAAAACCATTACGAACGCCAGTGAGGATGGACTTCGTAAAATCAGGCGGGAAATGGGCATGATCTTTCAGCATTTCAATTTGATTCCCCGGCTCAGCGTTCTGCAGAACGTGCTGACCGGCACATTCGGTTACCGCTCTTCTTTTAAAAACCTGATTGGCTGGTTTACAGCGGAAGAATTGGACTTTGCGAAAAGCGTCATTGCGGAAGTCGGGTTGTCCGAAATGGTGGATCGCCGGGTAGAGCAGCTGAGCGGCGGGCAGAAGCAGCGTGTCGGCATAGCGCGCGCCCTGGTTCAACAGCCGCGTGTGCTGCTCGGTGATGAACCGGTGGCAAGTCTTGATCCGGGCACGTCGAACCATATTTTCACTTTGCTGAAAGAAATGCACGCGCGCCTCGGTTTGCTGACGGTCATCAATGTGCATGACATTGAACTTGCCAAGCGCTATGCTACTCGCATCATTGCTTTAAAAGACGGAAAAGTTATTTTTGATGGCCTTCCTGAGAATTTTATGGAAGCCGAATACCGGGAAACCTACGAATCAAAATCCCAGGATTATTTCTTCGGCGCTGAAATCTGA
- a CDS encoding squalene/phytoene synthase family protein has protein sequence MNEKKFPKEAIRVLKETSRTFYIPITFLQKDLKHSVASAYLIFRAIDEIEDHEETANEVKYSILMQLSELFKHPFNEEKYLQILEPLKEAMPEVTLRLGEWIEACPENTLEIVMDSASEMAFGMAKWAKANWQIHTRDDLDDYTYYVAGLVGVMLSELWELCAGVKTDRDLAIGYGRGLQAVNILRNEQEDLEERGVSFVPDGWTRAELFDYADENLAKADDYMKSLTKRSILLFCRLPLALAHKSLKAMKDGREKITRAEVEQTVEEIQVD, from the coding sequence ATGAATGAAAAGAAGTTCCCGAAGGAAGCAATTCGTGTATTAAAAGAAACAAGCCGCACATTTTATATCCCGATCACTTTTTTACAAAAAGACTTAAAGCATTCGGTTGCATCCGCTTATTTAATCTTTCGGGCAATTGATGAAATCGAAGATCATGAAGAAACAGCCAACGAGGTAAAATATTCAATCCTCATGCAATTGAGTGAACTGTTCAAACATCCTTTCAATGAAGAGAAATATTTACAGATTCTGGAGCCGTTAAAAGAGGCAATGCCTGAAGTGACGCTTCGTCTGGGTGAGTGGATAGAGGCGTGCCCAGAGAACACGCTCGAAATCGTTATGGACTCGGCTAGTGAAATGGCCTTTGGCATGGCGAAATGGGCAAAAGCCAACTGGCAAATCCATACACGTGATGATTTAGATGACTATACATATTATGTAGCAGGGCTTGTTGGAGTTATGCTTTCAGAATTATGGGAGCTATGTGCCGGCGTCAAAACAGACCGGGACCTTGCCATCGGTTATGGACGCGGACTGCAGGCTGTCAATATTCTGCGCAATGAGCAGGAAGATTTAGAGGAACGCGGGGTAAGTTTCGTTCCGGATGGCTGGACCCGAGCAGAATTATTTGACTATGCGGATGAAAACTTAGCGAAAGCAGATGACTATATGAAGTCGCTCACTAAGCGAAGTATTCTATTGTTCTGCCGTCTACCACTGGCATTGGCCCATAAATCCTTAAAAGCGATGAAAGACGGACGTGAAAAAATAACACGTGCAGAAGTGGAACAAACCGTAGAAGAAATTCAGGTGGATTAG
- the selB gene encoding selenocysteine-specific translation elongation factor, protein MDNTYFTIGMAGHIDHGKTTLTKKLTNVDTDRLKEEKERGISIELGYAPLQTEDGTHVSIVDVPGHERFIRQMIAGVAGIDLVVLVVAADEGVMPQTEEHLEILQFLGIEHCIVAISKIDRVDEEMLELVADDIQERLEGTIFDGAPCVLVDSLSGKGIGELKETIFSELKKVKFRDAYGSFRLPIDQVFTVQGQGTVIRGTIYEGIVQQGSQLTLLPKGHKVKARQIQVHHQEQLQARAGQRTAINLGGIDKADVTRGDVLVASDHFMVTDTIDVALQLIDKDFSPLKQRAPVKVHVGTSEVMGKIVFFDRNELAATKDEVLCQIRLEEEIVVRRGDRFILRRPTPVKTLGGGWVIQPKGAKYRFGEETMAMLRAIKEGTPQDLIEDVLDKHIVLDVQQLIQQTSLDGHVLQETLLKGLEQGRLLEVSPGKYSLAKTYAKITDEMSERLASYHEEFPMRTGMSKAELMQSLSGAYPKLFIEYSLNALTGQEKFKKIEQFIALDSFEPHLPKKWKTRMEGIIASLEKDGLQVKKWNEYFEGTPVPKNDIPELTLYLLNTRQAYRLLEDTLIHHNAFEQALAKLQSGTDEAFGLKEAKEALDVSRKYLIPFLELLDGLNLTIRLEEQRHWTAEVKLK, encoded by the coding sequence ATGGACAATACTTATTTTACGATTGGAATGGCCGGGCATATTGACCATGGCAAGACGACATTGACAAAAAAGCTGACGAATGTCGATACGGACCGTTTAAAGGAAGAAAAAGAACGCGGCATTTCAATTGAATTGGGGTATGCGCCGCTTCAGACGGAAGATGGTACCCATGTATCAATTGTAGATGTTCCAGGACACGAGCGCTTTATCCGCCAAATGATTGCCGGAGTGGCGGGAATCGATTTGGTGGTTCTGGTGGTGGCCGCGGACGAAGGGGTGATGCCGCAGACCGAAGAACATCTGGAGATTCTTCAGTTTCTCGGCATCGAGCATTGCATCGTCGCCATCTCTAAGATTGACCGGGTTGATGAAGAAATGCTCGAACTGGTAGCAGATGACATCCAGGAACGCCTCGAAGGCACAATTTTTGACGGCGCTCCGTGTGTCTTGGTGGATAGCTTATCCGGCAAAGGCATCGGTGAATTAAAAGAAACGATTTTCAGCGAATTGAAAAAAGTGAAGTTCCGTGATGCCTACGGTTCGTTCCGGCTGCCGATTGATCAGGTTTTTACGGTGCAGGGGCAAGGTACGGTCATACGGGGAACGATATACGAGGGGATTGTCCAGCAGGGCAGCCAGCTGACACTGCTTCCAAAAGGACATAAAGTAAAGGCTCGGCAAATTCAAGTTCACCATCAGGAACAGCTTCAGGCAAGAGCGGGGCAGCGGACAGCGATTAACCTGGGTGGCATTGACAAAGCAGACGTAACCAGGGGTGATGTGCTCGTGGCGTCAGACCATTTTATGGTGACCGATACAATTGATGTGGCGCTTCAGCTGATTGACAAGGATTTTTCGCCGCTCAAGCAGCGGGCGCCTGTGAAAGTCCATGTAGGAACTTCTGAAGTAATGGGCAAAATCGTCTTTTTTGACCGCAACGAACTTGCAGCGACAAAAGACGAAGTGCTGTGCCAGATTCGGCTGGAAGAGGAAATTGTGGTGCGGCGCGGCGACCGCTTTATTTTGAGGCGGCCGACTCCGGTGAAAACGCTGGGCGGCGGCTGGGTCATCCAGCCGAAAGGCGCCAAATACCGGTTCGGTGAAGAAACGATGGCGATGCTGCGTGCTATAAAAGAAGGGACGCCGCAGGATTTAATAGAAGATGTTTTGGACAAGCACATCGTGCTGGATGTTCAACAACTGATCCAGCAGACCTCGCTTGATGGTCATGTGCTGCAGGAAACCCTCTTGAAAGGGCTGGAACAAGGGCGCTTGCTGGAAGTATCTCCTGGAAAATACAGCCTGGCAAAAACATATGCAAAAATAACAGACGAAATGTCGGAACGGCTCGCCAGCTATCATGAAGAATTTCCGATGAGGACAGGCATGAGCAAAGCAGAACTCATGCAGTCGCTCAGCGGTGCTTATCCGAAATTGTTCATTGAATACAGCTTAAATGCTTTGACCGGGCAAGAGAAGTTCAAAAAAATCGAGCAATTTATCGCACTGGATTCTTTTGAACCACATTTGCCGAAGAAGTGGAAGACCCGGATGGAAGGCATTATTGCTTCATTGGAAAAGGATGGCCTGCAAGTGAAGAAATGGAATGAATACTTTGAAGGGACTCCAGTGCCGAAAAATGACATCCCCGAATTGACGCTTTATCTGCTGAACACCAGGCAGGCTTACCGGCTGCTCGAAGATACGCTGATTCACCATAATGCATTTGAACAGGCGTTAGCCAAACTGCAAAGCGGGACGGATGAAGCATTCGGATTAAAAGAAGCAAAAGAGGCGCTCGATGTCTCGAGAAAATACTTGATTCCGTTTCTGGAATTGCTGGATGGGCTGAATCTTACCATCCGCCTGGAAGAACAGCGCCATTGGACGGCTGAAGTAAAATTAAAATAA